The following coding sequences lie in one Sinorhizobium fredii USDA 257 genomic window:
- the hrpB gene encoding ATP-dependent helicase HrpB, translated as MMGELPSLPVREILPDLAEALRASPSVVLSAPPGAGKTTLVPLFLIDQPWLNGGKIILLEPRRLAARAAAGRMAELLGEKVGETVGYRMRLDSRISAKTRIEVVTEGVFARMILDDPELTGVSAVLFDEFHERSLDADFGLALALDVQSALRDDLRIVVMSATLDVERVAGLLGDAPVLQSEGRSYPVDLRYESRGTDESVEDGVVRTIVEAHRSEDGSILAFLPGQAEIRRTAERLAGRFDQNTMIVPLYGNLSQKEQDAAIRPPPKGTRKIVLATSIAETSITIDGVRIVVDSGLQRLPVFEASTGITRLETVRVSRASADQRAGRAGRTEPGIAIRLWHPGQTAALAPFTPPQILASDLSGLLLDLAHWGVADPSALRFIDPPPEATLLEARHLLVELGALDAQGALTPRGRRIRDLALPVRLAAMAVSAAEDGTAAEACLIAVMLTEQGLGGNSVDIEDRLRRFRNERGDRAEAARGLARRMAADLGGSKEKGGPALPGPLLMHAFPDRIALQRGGRGRFVMANGRGAEVPETERLAAATMLVIADLTGRAGAQRVLAAAEITRADVEAHMPEAIVSEEQSVFDRASRQVRARRVTRLGAILFDETPLPRPRGEPAARALADGIRQLGLAAVPFPKDVAQLRDRIGFLHRSIGDPWPDMSDAALVARLDDWFVPFQGEAGGIDGIKGRDLAEGLMALVPYDLQRNLSRLAPTHFEAPTGQRHPIYYDGDEPLLSIRVQELFGLKAHPTIGDGRLPLLLELISPGHRPIQTTRDLPGFWAGSWKDVRADMRGRYPKHPWPDDPANALPTTRAKPRGT; from the coding sequence ATGATGGGCGAGCTTCCGTCCCTGCCCGTCCGCGAGATCCTGCCCGATCTTGCCGAAGCGCTCCGCGCATCGCCATCCGTCGTATTGTCCGCGCCGCCCGGCGCCGGCAAGACGACGCTGGTACCGCTCTTCCTCATCGACCAGCCGTGGTTGAACGGCGGCAAGATCATCCTGCTCGAGCCGCGACGACTGGCGGCACGGGCCGCGGCAGGCCGAATGGCAGAGTTGCTGGGCGAGAAGGTCGGCGAGACGGTCGGCTACCGCATGCGACTCGACAGCCGCATTTCGGCGAAGACCCGCATCGAGGTGGTGACCGAGGGCGTTTTTGCCCGGATGATCCTCGACGATCCCGAGCTCACCGGCGTTTCGGCAGTCCTTTTCGACGAATTCCACGAGCGATCGCTCGACGCCGATTTCGGCCTGGCGCTGGCGCTCGACGTCCAATCGGCGCTGCGCGACGACCTGAGGATTGTCGTCATGTCGGCAACACTCGATGTCGAGCGCGTCGCCGGACTGCTCGGCGATGCGCCGGTTCTTCAGAGCGAAGGGCGGAGCTATCCGGTCGATCTTCGATACGAGAGCAGAGGCACCGATGAAAGCGTCGAGGATGGGGTGGTCCGGACGATCGTCGAGGCACACCGGTCCGAAGACGGCTCGATTCTCGCCTTCCTGCCCGGCCAAGCCGAGATCCGCCGAACGGCAGAACGCCTCGCCGGGCGTTTCGACCAGAATACGATGATCGTGCCGCTCTATGGCAATCTCAGCCAGAAGGAGCAGGACGCGGCAATCCGGCCGCCGCCGAAGGGCACCCGCAAGATCGTGCTGGCGACCTCGATCGCCGAAACGTCGATCACCATCGACGGGGTGCGCATCGTTGTCGACAGCGGCCTGCAACGCCTGCCGGTCTTCGAGGCCTCGACCGGGATCACGCGGCTGGAGACTGTCCGCGTCTCCCGGGCCTCGGCCGATCAGCGTGCCGGACGCGCCGGGCGGACCGAGCCCGGCATCGCCATCCGGCTGTGGCATCCCGGCCAGACGGCGGCGCTTGCTCCCTTCACGCCGCCGCAGATTCTGGCCAGCGATCTTTCCGGCCTGCTGCTCGATCTTGCCCATTGGGGCGTTGCCGACCCCTCGGCGCTTCGCTTCATCGACCCGCCGCCGGAAGCGACGTTGCTTGAGGCCCGCCACCTGCTCGTCGAGCTGGGGGCGCTCGACGCGCAAGGCGCGTTGACCCCGAGAGGGCGCCGGATCCGCGACTTGGCGCTGCCTGTCAGGCTGGCGGCGATGGCGGTTTCGGCGGCAGAAGATGGGACGGCTGCGGAGGCCTGCCTCATCGCCGTGATGCTCACCGAGCAGGGCCTCGGCGGCAACAGCGTCGACATCGAGGATCGGCTGCGCCGCTTCCGGAACGAGCGCGGCGACCGGGCGGAGGCGGCACGCGGGCTTGCCAGACGCATGGCCGCCGACCTTGGCGGGTCAAAGGAAAAGGGCGGGCCTGCCTTGCCGGGACCGCTGCTGATGCACGCCTTCCCGGATCGAATCGCCCTGCAGCGCGGCGGTCGCGGCCGCTTCGTCATGGCGAACGGACGGGGCGCGGAGGTGCCTGAGACCGAGCGGCTGGCGGCAGCAACGATGCTGGTGATCGCCGATTTGACGGGAAGAGCCGGAGCGCAGCGGGTGCTGGCGGCGGCGGAAATCACTAGGGCCGATGTCGAAGCCCATATGCCCGAGGCGATCGTCTCCGAGGAACAGAGCGTCTTCGACCGGGCGAGCCGCCAAGTCAGAGCCCGCCGGGTGACGCGGCTTGGAGCAATCCTCTTCGACGAAACGCCGCTGCCTCGGCCACGCGGCGAGCCGGCCGCCCGGGCGCTCGCCGATGGCATTCGCCAGCTGGGACTGGCTGCCGTGCCCTTTCCGAAGGACGTGGCGCAACTGCGCGACCGCATCGGCTTCCTTCACCGTTCGATCGGTGATCCCTGGCCCGACATGTCGGATGCGGCGCTCGTCGCCCGCCTCGACGACTGGTTCGTTCCTTTTCAAGGGGAAGCCGGCGGCATTGACGGGATCAAGGGCCGCGATCTTGCCGAAGGCCTGATGGCGCTCGTTCCTTACGACCTGCAGCGCAATCTTTCGAGGCTCGCTCCGACGCATTTCGAAGCGCCGACCGGACAGCGGCATCCGATTTATTACGATGGCGACGAGCCGCTGCTTTCCATCCGCGTCCAGGAACTCTTTGGTCTGAAGGCGCATCCGACGATCGGCGACGGGCGGCTGCCGCTGCTGCTCGAACTGATCTCGCCCGGCCACCGGCCGATCCAGACGACGCGCGACCTGCCGGGCTTCTGGGCGGGCTCCTGGAAGGACGTGCGCGCCGACATGCGCGGCCGCTATCCCAAGCATCCCTGGCCGGATGACCCGGCAAATGCCCTGCCGACGACGCGCGCCAAGCCACGCGGCACATAG
- a CDS encoding ATP-binding cassette domain-containing protein, translated as MLEIAKTRPLTLSDVTIRLAERSLLAVSATVMPGEVLTIMGPSGSGKSALLAFAGGFLDPAFDAGGRLLIGKQDVTDIPANRRHAGILFQDPLLFPHLSVGANIVFAIPPSIKGHKARRVLAEQSLDEVGLGGFFDRDPETLSGGQKARVALQRVLVSAPHFLLLDEPFSKLDASLRQQMRELVFSKAKAAGLPTILVTHDSADAEAAGGRVIEIGGEEKA; from the coding sequence ATGCTAGAAATCGCCAAAACAAGACCCCTGACGCTCTCGGACGTGACGATCCGGCTGGCGGAGCGGAGCCTGCTTGCGGTTTCGGCAACCGTGATGCCGGGCGAGGTGCTGACGATCATGGGGCCTTCCGGTTCCGGAAAATCCGCGTTGCTCGCCTTCGCGGGCGGGTTCCTCGATCCGGCATTCGACGCCGGCGGGCGGTTGCTGATCGGCAAGCAAGACGTGACGGATATTCCCGCCAACCGGCGCCACGCCGGCATCCTGTTCCAGGATCCGCTGCTCTTTCCCCATCTTTCCGTCGGCGCCAACATCGTGTTCGCCATACCCCCCTCGATCAAGGGACATAAGGCGCGGCGCGTACTTGCCGAGCAGTCGCTCGACGAAGTCGGGCTCGGCGGTTTCTTCGACCGCGATCCGGAAACGCTCTCCGGCGGCCAGAAGGCGCGGGTGGCGCTGCAACGGGTGCTGGTCTCGGCGCCGCACTTCCTTCTGCTCGATGAACCCTTTTCGAAGCTCGACGCGTCCCTCAGGCAGCAGATGCGCGAACTGGTTTTTTCCAAGGCGAAGGCGGCGGGGTTGCCCACCATACTCGTCACGCACGATAGCGCCGATGCGGAGGCCGCGGGCGGCAGGGTGATCGAAATCGGCGGGGAGGAGAAGGCATGA
- a CDS encoding ABC transporter permease, translating to MERPIRIKAPQAGSRAPGANMLLALLLGLPILAGLAGIILPAFGYLPALGGSRFSLSHFAELAGQPHILRSSLTGLAAGLATTCAAVAIVGTFLAGFAGTPAFSRIQHLVSPLLAVPHAAAAFALAFLVAPSGFLVRLISPELTGLTRPPQWLVPNDPLGLSMVAGLITKEVPFLFLVALAALPQLPLRQARQLTAALGYGRLSGFIVSLWPALYRQIRLAVFAVLVYSVSVVDVALILGPQLPATLPVRIAQWTADHDLGARFLASAAALLQLAIALAAVVIWLLIERLGRFVLIRLTSSGRRLQKDAAPRLISAFTMAACAALIFFGIANLCLWSVAGLWPFPDAMPTTLTPQIWLRTLPQLWPALQSTIALALTAAALALFSAILLLYRNGAADRGGNRPRYGLLYLPLLLPEISFVFGLQILFISAGIKPAFWSVLAVHFLFVLPYVLLSLAAPWRELDRRFERIAAGFGKSALRTLLTVRLPLLFRACLTAFAVGFSVSISLYLPTLLIGAGRLTTIATEAVALSSGGDRRVIAVYALVQGSLPFLAFLIASLGPQLLFRNRRAMRT from the coding sequence ATGGAGCGGCCAATTAGAATCAAAGCGCCGCAGGCAGGATCGCGCGCTCCTGGCGCGAACATGCTTCTTGCCCTGCTTTTGGGTCTGCCGATCCTGGCCGGCCTGGCAGGGATCATCCTGCCGGCCTTCGGCTATCTGCCGGCACTCGGCGGCTCGCGGTTCAGCCTTAGCCATTTTGCCGAGCTTGCCGGCCAGCCGCATATCCTGCGCTCCAGCCTCACCGGTCTAGCCGCGGGCCTTGCCACGACTTGTGCCGCCGTCGCGATCGTGGGCACCTTCCTGGCGGGGTTCGCCGGAACGCCGGCCTTCTCCCGCATCCAGCACCTGGTGTCGCCGTTGCTGGCGGTTCCGCATGCGGCCGCCGCCTTTGCGCTGGCCTTCCTCGTCGCGCCGTCGGGCTTTCTCGTTCGCCTGATTTCGCCGGAGCTAACGGGCCTCACACGGCCGCCGCAATGGCTCGTTCCGAATGATCCCCTCGGCCTGTCGATGGTCGCGGGGCTGATCACCAAGGAAGTTCCCTTCCTCTTCCTGGTCGCGCTCGCCGCATTGCCGCAACTCCCGCTTCGCCAAGCGAGACAATTGACAGCGGCGCTCGGCTATGGGCGCCTGAGTGGCTTTATCGTCAGCCTCTGGCCGGCCCTCTACCGTCAGATCCGCCTGGCCGTGTTCGCAGTCCTCGTCTATTCGGTCTCCGTCGTCGACGTCGCCCTCATCCTCGGGCCGCAATTGCCTGCAACACTGCCGGTGCGGATCGCCCAATGGACGGCGGATCACGACCTCGGCGCACGGTTTCTCGCCTCGGCGGCCGCTCTGCTGCAGCTTGCCATCGCCCTTGCGGCGGTGGTGATCTGGCTCCTCATCGAACGGCTTGGTCGCTTCGTCCTTATTCGGCTGACCTCTTCAGGGCGGCGCCTACAGAAGGACGCCGCGCCGCGCCTCATCTCCGCTTTCACGATGGCCGCCTGCGCCGCTTTGATCTTCTTCGGGATCGCAAATCTCTGCCTCTGGTCGGTCGCCGGGCTGTGGCCGTTTCCGGATGCGATGCCGACAACGCTCACGCCGCAGATCTGGCTGCGCACGCTGCCGCAGCTCTGGCCGGCGCTCCAAAGCACGATCGCGCTCGCCCTGACGGCGGCGGCGCTCGCCCTATTTTCCGCCATTCTGCTGCTCTATCGGAATGGCGCGGCAGACCGTGGCGGGAACAGGCCGCGCTACGGATTGCTCTATCTGCCCCTGCTGCTGCCGGAAATCAGCTTCGTTTTCGGTCTGCAGATCCTATTCATCTCGGCCGGCATAAAACCAGCCTTTTGGAGCGTGCTGGCGGTCCATTTCCTGTTCGTCCTGCCTTACGTACTGCTGTCGCTCGCAGCACCCTGGCGGGAACTCGATCGGCGCTTTGAGAGGATCGCTGCCGGGTTCGGCAAGTCCGCGCTGCGAACCCTGCTGACCGTCCGTCTGCCGCTCCTTTTTCGGGCCTGTCTCACCGCCTTTGCCGTCGGTTTCTCCGTGTCGATAAGCCTTTACCTTCCGACGCTGCTGATCGGCGCGGGGCGGTTGACAACGATCGCCACCGAGGCGGTGGCGCTTTCCTCCGGCGGCGACCGGCGGGTGATCGCCGTCTATGCGCTCGTCCAGGGTTCCCTGCCCTTCCTGGCATTTCTCATTGCGTCGCTTGGCCCCCAGTTGCTATTCCGCAACCGGCGGGCAATGAGGACGTGA